The following proteins are co-located in the Oryzias melastigma strain HK-1 linkage group LG8, ASM292280v2, whole genome shotgun sequence genome:
- the si:ch211-165g14.1 gene encoding transcription factor 20 — protein sequence MEVSSQDPAVMAMDLSKSFSSLSRGHPEAVDLAKKPEWYHRRPPSCIADSAPPFRSRASSSYGLLSAQPGGPVHCRDVEQSPEDLRSYMNSTLAPRLDLYHDGDHSDLWHPNFYGTNQSGFTAPESTGGEESDSGSDVIFLVSSPKEQLLCGSFIQDGVRHMVEPLSPAASSLDEGRGCFLLPQHMSSPSADTSYSEDSSDSSVDISVRHARPMVLLSDFRAAYANGAESADASSDDSDVIEVSVTNGNRKIHCCEEAPSEGAGSPQEEVQRRPRTRKPVLDSPPTRGAVLRRSLKRRVKNVAVGIYNEGCDSDKLMEYALRLSTSEDSDPPELPQRSASEESDRDVRTAAKTPPRKPQPPGKASRSKNRKKKAPLTQRNISEKNKRTLKPKAPPPQNHEVCTRTKPPPRRKRKRRLLSGPPAPFPLREPEIQLKYANPKGERKHRRSSFCPFVHMERRLCRVVNYEEEEEARGGRGAQQLPASSSVSGFLPSSSCFQLGRHSSTGAFQAAPLCCLCGQSANATNLGDLHGPYYPAGSARDCEVLGGLDGAAAEGLHPPTNVPQHLDEYWIHEDCGIWSAGVFLVRGKLYGLEEAARLARETVCSACQKPGAVMGCFLKGCSRSYHYPCALQSGCFLNEENFSMRCPGHKNKTLTAATRKHRR from the exons ATGGAGGTGTCCTCTCAGGATCCCGCTGTCATGGCCATGGATCTGTCCAAGAGCTTCAGCTCTCTGAGCCGCGGCCACCCCGAAGCGGTCGACCTGGCGAAGAAGCCGGAGTGGTACCACAGACGCCCTCCCAGCTGCATCGCAGACTCCGCCCCCCCTTTCCGATCCAGAGCCTCGTCCTCCTACGGCCTGCTGTCCGCTCAGCCGGGGGGGCCGGTCCACTGCAGGGACGTGGAGCAGAGTCCCGAGGATTTAAGGAGCTACATGAATTCGACGCTGGCGCCGAGGCTGGATCTGTACCACGACGGCGACCACAGTGACCTGTGGCACCCCAATTTCTACGGGACCAACCAGAGTGGCTTCACGGCCCCAGAGAGCACCGGGGGGGAGGAGAGCGACAGCGGCTCCGACGTCATCTTCCTGGTTTCCTCGCCGAAGGAGCAGCTGCTGTGCGGCTCCTTCATCCAGGACGGCGTGCGCCACATGGTGGAGCCGCTGTCGCCCGCCGCGTCCTCGCTGGACGAAGGGAGGGGCTGCTTCCTCCTCCCCCAGCACATGAGCTCCCCCAGCGCCGACACCTCGTACTCGGAAGACTCGTCGGACAGCTCCGTCGACATTTCCGTCCGCCACGCCCGGCCCATGGTCCTGCTGTCGGACTTCAGAGCCGCCTACGCAAACGGGGCCGAATCCGCCGACGCCTCCAGCGACGACAGCGACGTCATCGAAGTCTCCGTCACCAACGGCAACAGGAAGATCCACTGCTGCGAGGAAGCTCCAAGTGAGGGGGCGGGGTCTCCTCAGGAGGAGGTGCAACGCCGCCCCAGGACAAGAAAACCCGTGTTGGATAGCCCGCCGACCCGCGGCGCCGTGCTGCGGCGCAGCCTGAAGAGGCGGGTCAAGAACGTCGCCGTGGGAATTTACAACGAGGGCTGCGACTCGGACAAGCTGATGGAGTACGCGCTGAGACTCTCCACCTCCGAGGACTCGGACCCGCCGGAGCTTCCACAGAGATCCGCCTCAGAGGAGTCGGACCGGGACGTCCGGACCGCCGCCAAGACTCCTCCGAGGAAGCCGCAGCCTCCGGGAAAAGCCTCGCGctcaaaaaacaggaagaagaaagcTCCGTTAActcaaagaaacatttcagagaaaaacaagcgGACGCTAAAACCGAAGGCCCCGCCTCCGCAGAACCACGAGGTCTGCACGAGGACCAAACCACCCCCAAGACGAAAGAGGAAACGGCGCTTGCTGAGCGGACCGCCGGCGCCGTTTCCCCTCAGAGAGCCGGAGATCCAGCTGAAATATGCAAACCCTAAAGGGGAGAGGAAGCACCGCAGGTCCAGCTTCTGCCCCTTCGTCCACATGGAGCGCCGGCTCTGCAGGGTGGTCAActacgaggaggaggaggaggcgcggGGCGGCAGAGGAGCACAGCAGCTCCCGGCCTCCTCCTCGGTGTCCGGCTTCCTCCCCAGCTCGTCCTGCTTCCAGCTGGGTCGCCACAGTTCTACCGGCGCCTTTCAGGCGGCGCCGCTGTGCTGCCTGTGCGGGCAGAGCGCCAACGCCACCAACCTCGGGGACCTTCACGGGCCGTACTATCCCGCCGGTTCGGCCAGGGACTGCGAGGTACTCGGAGGTTTGGACGGCGCCGCCGCTGAGGGTCTCCACCCCCCCACTAACGTGCCTCAGCATCTGGATGAGTACTGGATCCACGAAGACTGCGGCATCTGGAGCGCCGGCGTCTTCCTGGTGAGAGGGAAGCTGTACGGGTTGGAAGAGGCGGCCCGGCTGGCGCGGGAAACG gtgtgttcagcctgTCAGAAGCCCGGGGCGGTGATGGGGTGTTTCCTAAAGGGCTGTTCCAGAAGTTACCATTACCCCTGTGCCCTCCAGTCAG GCTGCTTCCTCAACGAGGAGAACTTCTCCATGCGATGCCCGGGACACAAG